A single genomic interval of Amblyraja radiata isolate CabotCenter1 chromosome 3, sAmbRad1.1.pri, whole genome shotgun sequence harbors:
- the irf2 gene encoding interferon regulatory factor 2 isoform X2 has protein sequence MPVERMRMRPWLEEQINSNILPGLKWLNKEKRIFQIPWMHAARHGWDVEKDAPLFKNWAVHTGKYHHGIDKPDPKTWKANFRCAMNSLPDIDEVKDKSIKKGSNAYRVYRMLPATEKPNKKGKKIKVEKEEECKTVKWKAPKFPFEDNKVLLNNHNLSTKPNVVVKEDTEVHSTVDNFVELGHSPNRCMMEEAMIVSNPPDICQVIEVTTECEDEPVSTSHLYPLQISPVSSYADD, from the exons ATGCCTGTGGAGCGAATGCGAATGCGCCCGTGGCTAGAAGAGCAAATAAACTCGAATATATTACCTGGTTTGAAATGGCTAAACAAG GAAAAGAGGATTTTCCAGATTCCATGGATGCACGCTGCTCGACACGGGTGGGACGTGGAGAAGGATGCGCCGTTATTTAAAAACTGGGCCGTTCACACAG GAAAATATCACCATGGAATAGACAAGCCTGATCCCAAGACATGGAAGGCCAATTTCCGTTGCGCGATGAACTCATTACCCGACATCGATGAAGTGAAGGACAAAAGTATAAAGAAGGGGAGCAATGCCTACAGAGTGTACAGGATGCTGCCAGCCACAGAAAAGCCAAACAAGAAAG GAAAGAAAATAAAAGTGGAAAAGGAAGAAGAATGTAAGACAGTCAAG TGGAAAGCTCCCAAATTTCCGTTTGAAGATAATAAAGTATTGCTAAACAATCACAATCTCTCCACAAAGCCCAATGTCGTGGTGAAAGAGGATACTGAAGTGCACAGCACGGTGGACAACTTTGTAG AGCTCGGTCACTCTCCGAACCGCTGCATGATGGAAGAAGCCATGATCGTCAGCAACCCGCCAGATATCTGTCAGGTGATAGAAGTGACTACGGAATGTGAGGATGAGCCCGTCAGCACCAGCCACCTCTACCCATTGCAGATCTCGCCAGTGTCCTCCTACGCAG